atcaaattaaatattaagtaaaattttaaaatgttttaaaaatattcaGGAGAAACAATATATTTTATcgtcaaatttattttattttaaaaaccccccacattttttattatttgtaaaAGTCATGTATTTTTGGGCAGGTTCCGAACTATGTTATGGACCCTAGTTGTGCAAGTAGTTGTAGAGCTTTCTCCTTTCTGACCACAAAGCATTTCCGGTTTGTTCCCGTCCGTTGTTCGCATTTCCTAGAGCGAAACTAGAAAACCAGCAGCGATGGCAGACTGGTCAGAACTCCCAAAGGAACTCCTCCGCCTAATCTCGGAACTCATAGACAGCCCCTTTTACCTTCTCCGATTCCGATCTGTCTGCTCCTCATGGCGCTCTTCCTCTTCCCCACTCCCCACCCACCTACCCCTCAAGTTCCCCACCTTCCCCTCCGCTACCGCCGCCACCCCTTCCATCTTTTCTCTCTCCAAACGCACCCTCTTCCTCATTAACCCACCTCACCAAACCCCACACCGTTCCTGGCTGATCAAAATCGGCCAAGACACCCATGGTCACACCCTCCTCTTCCACCCTCTCTCCCGTTTCCCAATCAAATCCAATTCCAATTCTAACTTAATATTAAACCTAATCGACCTCCCTGTCTTTGACATCGAACACGAGTTCATCCTCGCTGACACGTGTCCCACCTCCCTCAACGCTCTCTACATGGAGAAAGTCGTTTTCTCCTGGTTGGGTTCCCGAAAAGACGGTTTTGCCCTCCTCACGATCCACATATCCGGAAGGCTCGCCCTCTTCCGGTCCGGGCACCCTGACTGGACTATAATCCCCGACATGCTGACGCCGTACGACGACGTCTGCGTCCACAAGGGCAGCCTATTCGCCGTTGACAGCACCGGCCGGACCGTAATCGTTGGCCTTGACTTGAGTCTCACCCCGGTCGCTGACCCGGTCTTTGGCGGTGACAAGAAGTTCCTGGTTGCGTGCGAGGGTGAATTGTTCTTGGTGGACAAGTACTTGTCCTCTGATTATCTTTGTGAATTGGGGggttttgatgatgatgatgaggatgagatCTATGAGCTTGGTTGTGAGAGGGCTGTGAGGTTTGAAGTTTATAGGTTGGAGGAAATGGAGAGGAGGTGGGTCGAGGTGGGGAGTTTGGGAGATAGAGTTCTGTTCTTAGGGGATGATTGCGCATTCTCGGCTTCCGCGTCGGATTTGGGTGTTGATAGAGGGGGTTGTGTGGTGTTTAGGGATGATACTTTCAACGTGAATGCGCTGGAGAGCGGGTTGGGTGTGTTTCACTTGGATGAAGGGAGGATTTCGCCTTTGTCTGATTACCCTAGCATTTCCAAGTTGTTCTGGCCTCCTCCGGATTGGGTTGGGTTGCATGGATTGCACTGATGAAGTGAGCTTTTATCTTGCCTTGATGTGTCTTATGTTTTATATTATTATGACATGAATAGCCATATGTATGCATTGGTTGAGTGTTAGTGATTTAAAATGCTTCATTTCCTGTTATTAGTGCTGTTTTACTTGTTAGAGGGTGATCCTTGGCTCTAAGATAGGAATGTTAACTTGCGATACTGAGGTCATGGGTTCAAATCTTGGAAATAGCTCCTCTGATGTGGGGGATCGGGCTGTGTGGATTAGCATTAATAGCATAGTCGGCATATGGCTATACCTCTATGGCTTTTCCATATCAACTTATATTTCTGAAGGACATTGCGTGGTTTTAGAATATAGGTAGTTAGTTGACATTCTAGAATTAGAACTCGAAGGGATTGTGCTTACATTGTTATTGATAAATACTCATCCTTTAGCGTTTAGGAATTATGGATCTTCAGCACCTGCTTTTCTTGATTTTATTGATGGTGCTACATTTCCTGTTATTAGAGCAGTTGTGGGGATCGGGCTGCACCGATTCCACAAGGTTGAAGGTTTGTGGACTGGATTGCTCTTTTACTGCTGTTGTAGTTCTTCAACGAATAGGCTGACCTGTTCTTCTAAAACTGTAGTCCATACTCCATAATAAAGGAGCTACTGATTTATACATGTGTCTTGTTTTAGGGATTTGACATTTGAGCAATTGCATGACTCTTGCTAGGTTTAATTTCCATGTGGTGTTTATAAGACTGCTACTTGTAACTTGTAAGTTGAGGATTTTAATCAGTGCAAAGTGTTAGATATAGTATGGTGACATAGGTCTACGATGTAAATTGTCATTGTCTGAAACTACAGTTTAGAGATAGTTAGGATAGACTCTGCTTATTGCTCGAAAGAACACCTAATAAAAATAGAATGACACAAAAAACGGTTGTACAATTAGCTGTACATTGTAAGAACCGTTGAACTAAATGGTTTAAATAATTTCTGGTATATAACCATAATTATGAGTTAATAGGGCATTTGTCAACAGGACCCGTAGGATGGGCATGCTGCCAATCTGCCATACTTGAATGGAATTTCCCTTTTATCTTAGATACTTCTGAAGGACATTGAGGAGTAGTGTTAGAATACAGGTAATTAGTAAACATTCCAGAATTAGAACACAATAGGATTGTGCTTAGCACGGTAGTCAAAATGAAGATTCTGAATCATGAATCGTGCGAGTATATTCGAGTCTCAAGCTCCGCAATTCAAATCGATGGCTTGAATAAGACATGCTTGACAATCATTCGATTAAATGTCCTGAATTGTACAATACGATCTGGAATTGCAAGTCACAGCTCCGGCAATGATTCCATTTGTGCTGCAACTTTTGGTATTTGGGTCGCAAAAGACGGGTGAAGAAGATTCGATGCAATATTCGCGTTCTTGTTTTAAGCCTTCAAAATGGTGATCTgcacttgcttttttttttcttttgaaaaagtcATGTTCCAAATGGTGTGTTTTCTCATTAAAAAgtataaaacacaaaaatatgGACCTATTCACAAAATGGTGCATTTCTTTGCCAAAAGTTTGAAATGAATATCTACGAACAATGTTTATGGGGATTGACGACGTTTCTTCTTTGCCTACAAGTCTTTTCTTGGGGAAAAATCTGTTTGTGTAGTGTTTTCTTTTCCCCCAGATTTTATTTCTCTATCTCTTTTTCTTATAGTCTTATCACGTCCTTGATGAGAtgatagcaaaaaaaaaagaaaaaaaaaatataggtggTGATGACTTTGGCCATGAAGATTAGATGGAGATCATAGACTTGTCTAATGTCTGTTTTGGCTAATACAAGAGATATTACTTGCTATTTGCTAGTATTTTAAGACTTTGTGCCTTTTGTTAGACCtttgttgatgattattttgGTCTTTTGGAGCTTATACATGACTTCCGTAACAATCTATGTATTAGTTTTTGAAGTCTTAGTCTAGAATACTATTTTGTCAATAGTGTGGTATATATTTTGCAATTTTATGTTGTGCCAATAACCTTGGTGCTTAGATTGTTATTTGATAAATATTCATCCTTTAGGCTTTAGGAACTAAGAAAGGGAGCCTTGGAGCAATGATTGAGTTGTCTCCGTGTGATTTCAAGGTCATGGGTTCAAGCTGTGGAAACAGTCACTGATGTAATTATTAGGTTAAACTGCGTACATTACACCCTTTAGGTTCGGCCCTTTTCCAGACCTTGCGTTAACGCGGGATGCTTGTGCATCGGGCTGCCTTTTTTTAGGCTTTAGGAACTATGGATCTTTGGCAACCTCTTTTGtttctcaattttgttattttagtGATGCTTCAACATTttctcaaattttgaaaagataacttCTCCATGTTTTGGTGCGTATTGTCGGCGTTATAAACATTGCAATTTCAAATAGAATGTAATGTAATATTGCATTTTCTAGTTTCTTGGTATGTTATTCATCCTTTGAAGTGACAACATTCGTATGAGTACATTTATATGGGTTGCATTTTGCCCCAACGAAAGATACTACTTGTCGAAATGTTCTGTTTTGTCGCATGTTGTGTAAGTTATCTTGGCTGGATAACTTATATATATTCGAAAGAACATGGAGAAGGTTGCCTTGGGTTGGAGTGACTTCCCTATGTTATTTAACATTGTTTGGAACGGAGTGTTGGGCAGCAAAGGGTGAGTATAAGTTTAGTGTGGCCGAATGAGAATACTTAGAAGAATGAGTGACCATAGACATTTGGACAGAAAAAGGAATGATGATATAAGAGAGAAAGTTATTGTGGCGTCTATTGTTGAAAAGATGGTGGAATCTTGTCTTAGGTGGTTGGGACATGTTAGGAGAAAATTGGTAAGAGCATCCAATTAGGATGATGGATCAGATGGAAGATAGACAAGTGGTAGGGGTAGAAGAAGATCCAAAAGAACCATACGTGAGGTAGTCAAGACTCAAGAGATCTATATATGAATGGTCTCACTACAGACATAGTACATAATAGGGTGCAATTGCGTCGTTTGATATATGTAGCCGACCCTACTTAGTAGaaaactttgttgttgttgttattgttgttgtataTAAAGAAAAGTATATATCTTGTCTACTCAAACTGTTCAGTTGGTGTATGAAATATTGTCAGTTGtaaataaacaaatataaaaacCTTTTTAACAGACCTACAAGTTATAGCATTTAGCAACTGTTTCATCTTTCATATTGCAGTACTTGCATATTTAGGCGATATTTTAGGAGTACAAGGCTCTTGCTAATATTGTTTACGCAACTAATACAGGATCACTTAAAATTACTGATGTCCCTAGTGACCTTACACCAACAAAGCTGCTTGTGACAAGGCTGCAGTGGAAGTTGAATAAAGGCTAGCATACTTGTTAGTGATCAGGAAGGCCAATTTATCTCAGAGTCACATGTCTGGCTATATGCATTTTGTTGAGATTGATAAGGCTGCTATTTCATGTTTAATGCTGGTAAGCTCATGAATTCGGTGTGGATTGTACATAAGCTAGATTTATAAGCCCAAACTTCTATCACTGCAAATCATGGAGGCAAGGCATAGTAGCCATTTTCTATCTTTGCAAATAATTTTCTTGATATGTCGGAGCTTGTCATTTTGATCACTACTAGGTGTTTGCCCTATACTGTTGTGTAATCATTcattgattttcttttttcttttttctttttttgaaatgAAAAAAGTAAATATTTGAACGTAGAACTATTACTCTTAGTTCCCGTGCCTCTTCTGGCCTGAATTAATTCCTTTCTTTTAGATGTTAAAGGAGTAATAGAGGGAAGAGTTGCAGAATGCTGAATCTTGAATATTTCTGTAATCTAGAACTATATGACTAAATCTgttattctttttgttttttgtttaatatatatttaaatgtcTCTAAGAAATTGTGTCGGACATTTTCATtcctaaaaaaattatattacatTTAAGTtcttgaattttataaaaataagacataagtCTTTATAATAGTCAGATTCGTTTTCACTTAGACAAATAGATCATCAAAAGTATGTTGGTAAAGTTTAGAAATTTCAacgtaataaaattttttttggaaaCGAAAATATTCAATGCGAAATTCTTTAAAGGccaatttaatatatattttattttctttaatcttTATTTCGTTacaataactaatttttattgaattttcacTATAGAGTATCTTTATAGGAATCTGTTAATGCTCTAAAACTAAATTGTTAAAAAATTTCTCTAATATGCAAAATAGCAAACTTTAATTTCTACATTTGTAAAAAATATTGAGGCACTCATTCCGAAAAACTCTTTTATCGTTCATtaataaaaatacataatatatataatttctaaCTTTTGTTGGTGTCTAACGTCTATATAGAAtttctaatttgatataataagtttttgtttttttcattttttgcaaATATTAATATATTTCGAAAAAAAGGAAGtgcaatattttttaaaaaatgttttgCTCTTAAAAGTAACAATTTGAGTTGGTTGAATGATAAACTCACTAGTCGTTTAAGCAAgtataaaaaatttgaattttattttgtacATACAATAACTTATTGGTTTATGACAAGTTTTTAAATAGAACTTCATCTTTGACTGGTTAGGTGGGTAAATACAAGatgagtttttattttttatatatacattATATATAGAATagataaatacaaaaaatttaataataatgattaatatttttctaagtaaaACTTTATCCTTTTTCTGCAAACAAGCCTTGTTGAAGAGGTTCATCATCAACGGATTAATTACCCGTTTTCATCTCCCGCTAATTTTGCAAGAAAATGAGTTAACGTAGTAATGGGTACTTGGGTGGTGTGGGTTGGATACTGGATAGTATAGCAACTATTTTGTGGCAACAACTCCAACACCGAACCACATGCACCAAGTTCAGTATCCACTGTCTTCAACGTGGCAATTTCTGTGCCAGCAACTCCAACACTGAACCACATGCCACAAATCATTGATAAATCTACGAGTTACGACCCACATGCACAACCACGTAACTTGAAAGCTCAAAGGCTTTTGTTTGAGAGACTCGCTACTGGGCATTTCCAGTCAAAGCAGAGGCAATGGGCGATGAGGGTGAGAAATTGATTAATGGAAAAGAAGTAGAGGGGATAGTGAAGGTGGAACCCAAACCAAGCAAAGGGTTGGCATCTAAAGTGGTAGACTTGTTGGAGAAGATTGTGGTCAAGTTGTTCCATGACTCTTCACTTCCACAACAATATCTCAACGGCAATTTTGGTCCTGTGCTTCTTGAGACCCCTCCCACTAACAACCTCCCTGTTACAGGATACCTCCCGGTCAGTAATACACTTGGCcatttcctccttcttcttcttcttctctctctctctctctctctaaaggAAAGGTCTTGCTTTTGTTGACTTGTGAAAGTCTTGACCAACAAATTGATTGAACTGGTATTTCCAACAAAGCGTTTGGCGATTCTGAAATGCATTTTGAAAAAATGAAAAGCTTTGAAGCTATAATTAGTGCCATAAAACCACTTCTCCAAAAGCTGATAGGAAGAGTCACATGAACGACTCTCTAACATTTAGCAAATTACTATAGTAAAAACTGAAGGCTGAAGCAGTTGCATTTTTATCAATGAAGCTGGACGTCTGAGATGATCATTACTaagtttattttagaattttgtcAGATACCATTAACTTTATGTGGTAAATTATCTAATGTGCTTGGAATGTTTCTGGactaataacaataattggcCATATAAAGTTGTAGACATGAATATATTACTTGATAGATATGAAGAATCTATACTTGATATATGGGCATTGGAGCTTCTCTTTGTTTATACATTAAAGTTAGTGATGCTTCCTTTTGCCTCATTTGAATCTGCTGACCCTGATCATGAGAAGTATTTCTGTATCCTTTGGTACTTATGGTTTTGGACAATTTCATCATCACTAGTCAGTGAGTAAGATAAAGTTTCTCTGATTTTTGACCTGCTGTTTGAAATGTAATCCAGGATTGCTTGAATGGAGAATTTGTCAGAGTTGGACCTAATCCAAAGTTTGCTCCTGTGGCTGGATATCACTGGtaaaatttttgtttctttctgTTTCCATTTTTGGGAGCATCAATGACACAGACTACTCAATCTATTCACTAGTCACCAACTCACCATTAATCCGCTCCTAGTGACTTAAATTTCATGTGAATGAATGCACCAAGCAGACACCATGAAGAATATATGATGAGATCCTCCTATAAATAAGTGAAAGAAAGTTTTGTTGATCAATATATTCTGTCAATTTgtcattttctttttctccttttttactTTCCAAGGGAAGGTACAATATATTTCTGCTTGAGATTGAGTTGTTCTTATGCTTCATTTCTTCTTTTGTTTGCAGGTTTGACGGAGACGGGTCTGTAACTAATTTTCCATTGCATAATGATAATATATAGGGTTCAAAGTTTTGTGCTGATCTTCCAATATAATTTTATGTAGTATGATTCATGGTTTGCGCATCAAAGACGGAAAAGCTACATATGTTTCCCGTTTCGTCAGAACTTCTCGTCTGAAACAAGAAGAATACTTTGGTGGTGCCAAATTTATGAAGGTATAACAATAATAAGTATTGGAATGTAGTTTAAAGTATATATTTGGACAATTGAGGTTCTGCTTTAATGTTCACAGGCTTTATACACACTCTTAGGAATAAGAATAAGTCAATAATCAAGTATATATTTTGAAATtacatgaaaagaaaatgcattacATGGAGAAGCACAATGAGAATTTTAGAGCTTTATGTTTCTTCTTATATGTCAAATCTCAGATTGGAGATCTCAAGGGCCTGCTTGGACTGTTAATGGTCAACATACAAATGTTGAGATATAAACTGAATGTATTGGATGATTCTTATGGGCATGGAACTGGTAATTTATGCTATCTACTAATTCATTTTTCAATTCAAGATCATCGGAGAAATTTGATATCTTTCAAATTTATTCAGTACAATTCTAAGAACATCTTAGTTTATGTCATGTTTGAAGGTTTAATTCGTTACACCTAAAATAACTACTATAAACTCGAGATTTCATGTTTTATATTGGACTTGACCTTACTAATTTCTGGTAAACATGTTTCAGCAAAGTTTTCTAGTCAATGAACATTTTGTGTTTAATCCTGGATCAAGTAACTCTCTCTCATATTCTAATTCTATCTCTACCAGCTAACACAGCTCTCATATATCACCATGGGAATCTTCTAGCACTCCATGAAGGAGATAAACCCTGTAAGAACATCTACTATTTCTCTCTTTCGAGATTCCGTTAATTGTAATGTTCCCACCACTTCCCTAGAGAAACTTCAATCAAACCAATAATTCCTTGATTTATAAATCTACTTAATCT
The DNA window shown above is from Arachis ipaensis cultivar K30076 chromosome B08, Araip1.1, whole genome shotgun sequence and carries:
- the LOC107612962 gene encoding F-box protein SKIP23 is translated as MADWSELPKELLRLISELIDSPFYLLRFRSVCSSWRSSSSPLPTHLPLKFPTFPSATAATPSIFSLSKRTLFLINPPHQTPHRSWLIKIGQDTHGHTLLFHPLSRFPIKSNSNSNLILNLIDLPVFDIEHEFILADTCPTSLNALYMEKVVFSWLGSRKDGFALLTIHISGRLALFRSGHPDWTIIPDMLTPYDDVCVHKGSLFAVDSTGRTVIVGLDLSLTPVADPVFGGDKKFLVACEGELFLVDKYLSSDYLCELGGFDDDDEDEIYELGCERAVRFEVYRLEEMERRWVEVGSLGDRVLFLGDDCAFSASASDLGVDRGGCVVFRDDTFNVNALESGLGVFHLDEGRISPLSDYPSISKLFWPPPDWVGLHGLH